A genomic window from Luteolibacter sp. LG18 includes:
- a CDS encoding alpha/beta hydrolase: MSSILQKVAPIGEARDREMLKDASSHNYRTTPQGELTAYVFSPPEGVDTPRSRPVIIFFHGGFWESPMVTQFVPHCLHFASRGAVAIAAETRTSSKHGTGPVEAMEDAREVVRWVRRNASLLSIDPDRLTIGGAAGGAWQALLCTLPKDKEMPSEDGVSCRPQALALFSSLLNTTPKSGLAAKFPDVRTAKRLSPTALVRRKLPPMILFHGKNDRITPVDEARKFARRLHWRGNKCELVDYERAEHSFFNFNVSSMHFELTIGAMDRFLTERGLLQPAAESPVE, translated from the coding sequence ATGAGCAGTATTTTGCAAAAAGTGGCCCCGATCGGCGAAGCCCGGGATCGGGAGATGCTGAAAGATGCATCAAGCCACAACTACCGCACGACCCCGCAGGGGGAATTGACGGCCTATGTCTTCTCCCCGCCCGAGGGAGTCGACACCCCACGCTCGCGCCCGGTGATCATTTTCTTCCACGGCGGCTTCTGGGAATCGCCCATGGTGACCCAGTTCGTGCCCCACTGCCTGCACTTCGCCAGCCGGGGTGCCGTCGCCATCGCCGCGGAAACCCGCACCTCCTCGAAACACGGCACCGGCCCGGTGGAGGCCATGGAAGATGCCCGTGAAGTCGTCCGCTGGGTGCGCCGGAACGCCAGCCTGCTCAGCATCGATCCGGACCGTCTCACCATCGGTGGAGCCGCCGGCGGGGCCTGGCAGGCCCTGCTGTGCACGCTGCCGAAGGACAAGGAGATGCCGTCCGAGGATGGCGTGAGCTGCCGTCCGCAGGCGCTGGCCCTTTTTAGCTCGCTGCTGAACACCACGCCGAAGAGCGGCCTGGCCGCGAAGTTCCCGGACGTGCGCACCGCCAAGCGCCTCAGCCCGACCGCGCTGGTCCGCCGCAAGCTACCGCCGATGATCCTCTTCCACGGCAAGAACGACCGCATCACCCCGGTCGACGAAGCCCGCAAGTTCGCCCGCCGCCTGCACTGGCGCGGCAACAAGTGCGAGCTGGTGGACTACGAACGGGCCGAACACAGCTTCTTCAACTTCAACGTGAGTTCGATGCACTTCGAGCTCACCATCGGAGCCATGGACCGTTTCCTCACCGAACGCGGCCTGCTCCAACCCGCCGCCGAGTCCCCGGTGGAGTGA
- a CDS encoding VOC family protein — translation MHLGHLDICLSVKDLAASLEFYGALGFSPADGSLDLGYVIVAKDQTRIGLYRHAEPDMLNFRGADIVALAAHLKSRDLPVPEPDHEADGSTGFSLTDPDGHLLYFNTLPGHDPAPEES, via the coding sequence ATGCACCTGGGGCACCTCGATATCTGCCTGTCGGTCAAGGATCTGGCCGCCTCGCTGGAGTTCTACGGCGCCCTCGGCTTCTCCCCTGCGGATGGAAGCCTCGACCTTGGTTACGTCATCGTGGCCAAGGACCAGACGCGAATCGGCCTCTACCGCCACGCGGAACCGGACATGCTGAACTTCCGCGGAGCCGATATCGTGGCGCTGGCAGCCCATCTCAAGTCCCGCGACCTGCCGGTGCCCGAGCCCGATCACGAGGCGGATGGCTCGACCGGTTTCAGCCTGACTGATCCGGACGGTCATCTGCTCTACTTCAACACCTTGCCGGGGCACGACCCCGCCCCGGAGGAATCCTAG
- a CDS encoding SurA N-terminal domain-containing protein, translating into MKLRSFFALLLFASAVHAAPVEVNGIAAKVNGRVVTKNQVSFMLAPYFAQLATQFPRRGPDFEKKLKEARDKVLNELIDREIILDEFKVLGATMKQQAVDDEINRQVRELYNGNKEKFNEELRKNRLTMDGFREMTREKLVVQAMRAQHFSDAPPPLPNEIQKEYNEAKASFRDMTKDVITFQMIFIPSSDAAHPESTPQTQLALAEEVMTQVQAGKDFAELAKTHSKDAFAETGGTRENVPRTDLSPAFSAILFEAEVGKPVGPLLDPQGFSIVKVVKKELGPSEPLSNPKVRQMIEERVRRNKTAGEYERWIESKRKRAIIDRKI; encoded by the coding sequence ATGAAGCTCCGCTCCTTCTTCGCCCTCCTGCTTTTCGCGTCCGCCGTCCACGCCGCCCCCGTCGAAGTCAACGGCATCGCCGCCAAGGTGAACGGCCGGGTGGTGACCAAGAACCAGGTGTCCTTCATGCTGGCTCCGTATTTCGCCCAGCTCGCCACCCAGTTCCCGCGCCGTGGCCCGGATTTCGAAAAGAAGCTCAAGGAAGCCCGCGACAAGGTGCTCAACGAGCTGATCGACCGCGAGATCATCCTCGACGAGTTCAAGGTGCTGGGTGCCACGATGAAGCAGCAGGCCGTGGACGATGAGATCAACCGCCAGGTCCGCGAGCTCTACAACGGCAACAAGGAGAAGTTCAACGAGGAGCTCCGCAAGAACCGCCTGACCATGGACGGCTTCCGCGAGATGACCCGTGAGAAGCTGGTGGTGCAGGCCATGCGCGCCCAGCATTTCTCCGATGCGCCGCCGCCGCTCCCGAACGAGATCCAGAAGGAATACAATGAGGCCAAGGCCTCCTTCCGGGACATGACCAAGGATGTCATCACTTTCCAGATGATCTTCATCCCGTCCTCGGACGCCGCCCATCCGGAGTCCACCCCGCAGACCCAGCTCGCGCTCGCCGAGGAAGTGATGACCCAGGTCCAGGCCGGCAAGGATTTCGCGGAGCTGGCGAAGACCCACTCGAAGGACGCTTTCGCTGAAACCGGTGGCACCCGTGAGAACGTGCCGCGCACCGACCTTTCCCCGGCCTTCTCCGCCATCCTGTTCGAAGCCGAGGTCGGCAAGCCGGTCGGTCCGCTGCTGGACCCGCAGGGCTTTTCGATCGTGAAGGTGGTCAAGAAGGAGCTTGGGCCATCCGAGCCGCTTTCCAATCCGAAGGTCCGCCAGATGATCGAGGAGCGCGTCCGCCGCAACAAGACCGCGGGCGAATACGAGCGCTGGATCGAATCGAAGCGCAAGCGCGCGATCATCGACCGCAAGATCTGA
- the pdxA gene encoding 4-hydroxythreonine-4-phosphate dehydrogenase PdxA yields MPRIAITLGDPAGIGPEVVRKALQSGALPAGHEFLLIGDEAAGTPRKPDARSATASFQALKEAAAMLNDGRADAVVTAPVSKAQLQSVGFTYPGQTEFFAAAQGITDYGMCLSGDTLTVALATIHEPLAAVPSLLTVEGLVRTGKLLADFLSRKGDRRPRIAVAGLNPHAGEGGAFGDEEIRIISPAIEALNALGIATFEGPGVPDAIFRDAARGQFDGVLAMYHDQGLIPLKLLDFDTAVNVTLGLPKPRTSPDHGTAFGIAGQDIADASSMIRAIRLACEMAG; encoded by the coding sequence ATGCCCCGCATCGCCATCACCCTCGGAGACCCGGCGGGCATCGGCCCGGAGGTAGTCCGGAAGGCCCTGCAATCGGGAGCCCTCCCGGCAGGCCACGAATTTCTCCTGATCGGTGACGAGGCCGCCGGCACCCCTAGAAAGCCGGATGCCCGCTCGGCCACCGCTTCGTTCCAGGCACTGAAGGAAGCCGCCGCGATGCTAAACGACGGCCGTGCTGACGCGGTCGTAACGGCCCCGGTTTCCAAGGCCCAGCTCCAGAGCGTGGGCTTCACCTACCCCGGCCAGACCGAGTTTTTCGCCGCCGCCCAGGGCATCACCGACTACGGCATGTGCCTCAGCGGCGACACGCTCACCGTGGCCCTCGCCACCATCCATGAACCGCTGGCTGCGGTGCCATCCCTGCTGACGGTGGAAGGTCTCGTCCGCACCGGCAAGCTGCTGGCTGACTTCCTGAGCCGGAAGGGCGACCGCCGCCCCCGGATCGCAGTGGCCGGACTCAATCCGCACGCGGGTGAAGGCGGAGCCTTCGGCGACGAGGAAATCCGGATCATCTCCCCTGCCATTGAGGCGCTCAACGCACTGGGAATCGCCACCTTCGAGGGCCCCGGCGTGCCGGACGCGATCTTCCGGGACGCCGCCCGCGGCCAGTTCGATGGCGTGCTGGCGATGTATCACGACCAGGGGCTGATCCCACTGAAGCTGCTCGATTTCGACACCGCCGTGAATGTCACGCTGGGCCTGCCGAAACCGCGCACCAGCCCGGACCACGGTACCGCCTTCGGCATCGCCGGGCAGGACATCGCCGACGCCTCCTCGATGATCCGCGCCATCCGCCTCGCGTGCGAGATGGCAGGATAA
- a CDS encoding alpha/beta fold hydrolase, with product MKRLLLIFPLIGLAFAGTEIELKTPTGVLKGTLEEPAHADKSLVVLIHPGSGPTDRNGNSIGLPGNNDSLKMLAEGLAARGIASVRIDKRGIAASKPAGPKKEDDLLFDSYVDDTVAWLGHLQGELGFKKTVVLGHSEGALIGLVAAGRRPVDGYISVAGTARRASPLLREQLKTKLPPNLLGEATVILQQLDQGQKVAKVSPELNILFRPSVQPYLISWIKYTPTTEIAKLTAPALIVQGTTDIQVPVADADALHAADPASVLLKIEGMNHVLKAVGADQKDQITSYSNPKLPLHPELLGPVATFLQGIRGNPVP from the coding sequence ATGAAGCGTCTTTTGCTCATCTTCCCACTCATCGGCCTCGCCTTCGCGGGGACCGAGATTGAACTGAAAACGCCCACCGGTGTGTTGAAAGGCACGTTGGAGGAACCGGCCCACGCGGACAAGTCGCTGGTGGTGCTCATCCACCCCGGCTCGGGTCCCACCGACCGCAACGGCAACTCGATCGGCCTGCCCGGCAACAACGACAGCCTCAAGATGCTCGCGGAGGGTCTCGCCGCCCGAGGCATCGCCTCGGTGCGCATCGACAAACGCGGCATCGCGGCCAGCAAGCCCGCCGGCCCGAAAAAGGAGGATGACCTGCTCTTCGACTCCTACGTGGACGATACCGTGGCGTGGCTCGGCCACCTGCAGGGCGAGCTCGGATTCAAGAAAACCGTGGTGCTCGGCCACAGCGAGGGCGCGCTGATCGGGCTGGTGGCGGCGGGCAGGCGGCCCGTGGACGGCTACATCTCCGTGGCGGGCACCGCCCGCCGGGCCTCGCCCCTGCTCCGCGAGCAATTGAAAACCAAACTCCCGCCCAATCTACTGGGGGAAGCCACGGTGATCCTGCAACAACTCGACCAGGGCCAGAAGGTGGCGAAGGTGTCACCGGAGTTGAACATCCTCTTCCGTCCCAGCGTGCAGCCCTATCTGATCTCGTGGATCAAATACACGCCCACCACCGAGATCGCCAAGCTCACCGCCCCGGCGCTCATCGTCCAGGGCACCACCGATATCCAGGTGCCCGTGGCCGACGCGGATGCCCTGCACGCGGCCGATCCCGCCTCGGTGTTGCTCAAGATCGAGGGGATGAACCACGTGCTGAAGGCGGTCGGGGCCGATCAAAAGGACCAGATCACCTCGTATTCGAACCCGAAACTGCCCCTCCACCCGGAGCTGCTGGGGCCGGTCGCCACTTTCCTGCAAGGAATCCGAGGCAATCCGGTGCCCTGA